A DNA window from Gigantopelta aegis isolate Gae_Host chromosome 4, Gae_host_genome, whole genome shotgun sequence contains the following coding sequences:
- the LOC121370628 gene encoding tumor susceptibility gene 101 protein-like isoform X2 produces MSKNYEAILKSALSKYKNADATKREVLNVLSRYADLRPQSSPFVFNDGTEKQLLNLEGTIPVPYKGNNYNIPVCIWILDTHPYNPPMAYVRPTPVMQIKPNRYVDANGKVDLPYLREWKHGSSDLFTMIQILTVNFSDECPVFSRMAPPRPPVPYPAPGQPPYPTGQIGMPMPGSNPSFPTYPGGNPPYPPQGGGSSTNIQPPPYPASSYPNQNFGSYPPAYPAQQNAYSGSQPTPYPASYPYGSNPQTPYPAATSYPGTTPTVNNAVQSRPSTGTVTEAHIKASLLSAVEDKIRRRLKETFAQAQAEMDVLRKTQSELVAGKEKLERMISDLEREKTDVEENIKTLREKDNEVKEAVTKLENSGPLDIDEAVVTTTPLYRQLLNSFAEEQALEDAIYYLGEAIRKNVIDLDVFLKQVRELSRQQFMLRALIQKCREKAGLPQFS; encoded by the exons TATAAAAATGCTGACGCCACCAAACGAGaagtactaaatgttttatCACGGTATGCAGACCTCAGGCCACAGAGTAGCCCATTCG tttttAACGATGGAACAGAGAAACAGCTTTTGAATTTAGAAGGAACTATTCCAGTCCCATACAAag GCAACAACTACAACATTCCAGTATGTATCTGGATTTTAGACACACACCCATACAACCCGCCAATGGCGTATGTCCGACCGACGCCAGTTATGCAGATAAAGCCAAACCGATATGTTGACGCCAATGGTAAAGTGGATTTGCCCTACCTCAGGGAATGGAAGCAT GGTTCATCAGATTTATTCACCATGATCCAGATACTGACTGTGAATTTCAGCGACGAGTGTCCCGTGTTCTCGCGCATGGCCCCGCCACGGCCACCAGTGCCATACCCCGCCCCAGGACAGCCTCCATACCCTACAGGGCAGA TTGGAATGCCAATGCCAGGGTCCAACCCGTCTTTTCCAACATACCCAGGTGGCAATCCTCCCTATCCGCCACAAGGTGGGGGTAGCTCCACGAATATTCAGCCCCCTCCTTACCCAGCCTCCAGTTATCCCAACCAGAATTTTGGAAGCTATCCCCCGGCATACCCAGCCCAGCAGAATGCGTACAGTGGCAGTCAGCCTACACCGTATCCAGCATCATACCCATACGGCAGTAATCCACAGACCCCGTATCCTGCTGCTACGTCGTACCCTGGCACCACACCAACAG TTAACAACGCTGTGCAGTCACGGCCATCGACTGGAACGGTCACGGAGGCACACATTAAGGCATCGCTGCTGTCCGCAGTGGAAGATAAAATCAGGAGACGACTGAAGGAAACATTTGCTCAGGCACAG GCGGAGATGGATGTTTTGAGAAAAACACAATCTGAACTTGTGGCAGGCAAGGAAAAGTTGGAAAGAATGATTTCAGATTTAGAAAGAGAAAAg ACTGATGttgaagaaaacattaaaacgcTGAGAGAGAAAGACAATGAAGTCAAGGAGGCTGTGACCAAGCTAGAAAACAGTGGCCCGTTAGACATAGACGAGGCCGTTGTTACGACGACTCCTTTGTATAGACA ACTTTTAAATTCCTTTGCTGAGGAACAAGCTTTGGAAGATGCTATATATTATTTAGGTGAAGCTATTAGGAAAAATGTGATAGATTTAGACGTCTTTCTCAAG CAAGTTCGAGAATTATCACGGCAACAGTTCATGTTACGAGCCTTGATACAGAAATGTCGAGAAAAAGCTGGACTGCCACAGTTTTCATAA